The Perca fluviatilis chromosome 2, GENO_Pfluv_1.0, whole genome shotgun sequence genome includes a region encoding these proteins:
- the LOC120544717 gene encoding uncharacterized protein LOC120544717, translating into MTWLKSISNHLYWSCSSSHGDGEECVRRWKSQLQHIVGIHRWEEDGIQQTCHHAPLTANEQQRKRWMTVDSQAYRALKSIVLENNILRDLRQMALFKHTGALEVFHSSMLKYTQKRLHFSYDAMLARTQLAVMDHNANVGKEQAKTKEGQPQFAFAYSKASHQWIARPVYERGAQLFRQDLMDHTLKMRDEINLEDWPRSSPEKASKEHCPCA; encoded by the exons ATGACCTGGCTGAAGTCTATAAGTAATCACTTATACTGGTCTTGTAGCTCCAGTCACGGAGATGGTGAG GAGTGTGTGCGTCGGTGGAAATCCCAGCTCCAACACATTGTTGGCATACACAGATGGGAGGAAGACGGCATACAACAAACGTGCCATCATGCCCCTCTGACAGCCAACGAACAACAGAGGAAAAGGTGGATGACCGTGGATTCCCAAGCATACCGGGCTTTAAAAAGTATAGTCCTGGAAAATAACATACTGCGAGACTTGCGGCAGATGGCATTGTTCAAACACACAG GGGCCCTGGAAGTTTTTCATTCGTCTATGTTGAAGTATACTCAGAAAAGGCTTCACTTTTCATACGACGCAATGCTGGCCAGAACACAACTTGCAGTCATGGACCACAACGCCAATGTTGGCAAGGAGCAGGCCAAAACAAAAGAAG gACAACCCCAATTTGCATTTGCCTACTCAAAGGCCAGTCATCAGTGGATTGCTAGGCCGGTGTATGAGAGAGGTGCGCAACTATTCCGCCAAGACCTCATGGACCACACTCTGAAGATGAGGGATGAGATTAATCTTGAAGATTGGCCCCGTTCCTCCCCGGAAAAGGCTTCTAAAGAACATTGCCCCTGTGCCTAG